The stretch of DNA CCCCACCCGCAGtgacggcctctgcgccgctggaggctcAGGAAAGGAAAATGACTTGTACGCACGCATGCGAAAAGTGGCTCAGTTCCACTCACCCACACACGCTCCGCCTGAgtgcgcagacacacacactgCCACACACGCCTACGTggatacatgtatacatacatatacgtgCCCCAAGccaaacatatatatatatatatatatgtatatatgtatatatgtgatGGGCTGTGCCTGTGCGCGCTGAACACGGCGCTTGAGCCAAGCAATGGGGCATGTCTGCATGACGCGCGAATCGGGGAGCGGTATAGAGAGTCGGCGTCTTTGTCTTTTTATTTGGGCATCTTTTTCAAGAACGCGAAGAGGCCGTCGTAGATCGTGCGCGCGCTAAGCGCGCGCTTCGAGTAGCAGTAGTCCAGGCAGATGTCCACCCTGAGACGACACACAGGCGAAAAATCAAACAAGGATCCGTCTCACGTGCGCAAgccagaagcgcgaggatCGTTAGTCTCTCGTGACGCGGAGCCCCCTacagcgcgtctcgctcgagcAAAGGCGACGATGGAGACGCAAGACACACGACACTCTCCACGCATGCCCGCTGCGCACGACGGCCTCAAGCTAAAATCCTGTAACGAACCGCCTATTTTCTCGAAGACCAGGCCGTCTATCCCGTCACTGCACGTACGCGGAGACGACTCCTGGTTCGATCCGTGTGGCGAGCCCCTGCCTCTGGGCGGTGAAAAAAATCCTTCTTGTGAAGTCCAGAGTTTGGTCCTGCGGCCTCAACCCTAAACGCCCCAAGGCCCTTATCACGAGGAAGCTTGGCTCTCTGCCTCACCACTCCTTCTTGCGCGGCGTAATCAAGAAGGCAACAGTCACCGTCGAGAGCGTAAGCCacgaggccgtcgcggcgaacCTGGAGCCTGCACGCAGCATTCCATCCACACACGCTAGCGTATCAGAAATGCGCCACTTTCTCGAGCAGGAGGACTGCGCTGTGCTCTCAGCTACGCCTCGACTGAGCGCGTGTGCATCTCTCCGACGAAAACGACCGCCCCTAAACATGCAGAGCTGTTGTAGCACCGCAAAGGCACCGTGCCCTCCCCGCCACGGTCGCGCGGGTGATGCACACAAAGCTAAACCGCGAAAAGCATCTGCCGGTGAGTGCACATCGACGCGACTGGAGTGCTTCACTGCACTCCACGCTGCTGTCGAGCCTCGacgagacagcgagaaggcggaaggaAAGCACAGCAGaaagcggcgcagagagggtCTGCCAAGGGATGGAAAATTAAAAGCGtgaagaggagaggcaggaaaGAGAAGAATAATGAGGAAACGAGCGAGCGAAAGACGCAACAGTGGAAGCAATACACGGACAGTAGAAGAGGAAGCACGACAAGAGGGAGCGACGCAAGAGGTGCCAGGATGAAACGGACTGCAGCATCCACGCGCAAGTCAcctcgaaggcgaagaaggcgcgcgaacgACAGACGAACAGAGGACAGGCCCTGGCACGTCTCGCAGACGGAAAACCGACAACGGCGGATGTGCGAGGGACAAACCGACTCGCAGGAAGAGCACTGACAGATGGATGAAAAAAAACCTCCGTGGACTCTACGTACCAAATCCTCTGGTGGCGTTCCTCCAGGGCTGAACGTTGGACACGGCCCCGTCGGTCGAAGGCGCCATGTTgagcagaaaaaacgagcGACAGAGAGTAGGGCGAGGGGAGGGTTTCGGGAAGCTGCGCGGACAGGCAGCAAAACGGCGCGGCTTTACTGGATGAAAACAAAGACTGCGCACAACCGAAGCCCCGAGCGAGGTTGTTGTCCtcaggagagggagacgatGGGGCGAGAGAAGCACACTTCTGCGCTGGACTGGAACACCTACGAGACGGCGACTCTGAcggaagcgaaaaaaagaaaagcgcCCGTCTGAAGAGACAGCGGGTTTCTGGAGGCAGAACGCTGTCCAAGGACTGTTTTAAAAAGCAACTATACACCCAGAATGGCGCACAGCACCGATGCTGGTCGTTGCGCCTTTTGAAGGCCTCTGATCGTCTTATCGTGTTTCGAACGAAAGTGGATAGCAGCCTCTGTGCGACAGTGTCTCTACAGGGGAATTCAGTTTAAGGCTTCGTTGCCGCGAACTGCCCTTGTGTTGTTTCACGATTTTCAACCTGAAGCTCGGAAACACgtccgcgcatgcacacacggATTTTTTCGAATCCGCTCAAAAAACGGGTGAAACGCCGCTCAAAGCGTCAGCGGCGTCAACAGAGACTGCGTGTTCGCTAGAGGCCGCCTGTGTGATTGTCTTCTCAAAACTGAGCTTCTATCGCCTCATAGAATCGGCATTTTCTGCTTTGATATGCAAATGTTTTGCGGAGCAACGCCTTTCTGGTGCAAGGGGGGCGAGAGACGTTGTAGCGTCCGCGCGATGTAtccctgcgcgcggctcttgAGAGACttttcgcggccgcgaagtcTCGGTGGAAGGGAGACCGATTGGTTTTCTGCGGGCGGGCAGTTTGCGCATATCTTTTTATCGTCCCTTTTTCACGTCTGTCTCCGAAAGCCCTGCGGCAAAAAGAAGTGCCTGGCTCCTTCGGGCACGTGTATCACGTCCCCTGCTCGCTTTCCTCATTTTCTGCGCCGACGGCGTTCTTCCCCCGTTACGggcggtgtatgtacactggGAGGCCTACCTGGAGTGGCTCAGAGGGGCTTTTTCGCTTGGTTTCGTGGATTTTTTTCCAAGAAAATGGCGTCTTCTCGCATTTTCGTCCAGcacctcggcgcgcgcgcccgcgccggcctgcTGTCCCTGTCTGCTCCGCGTCTGGGCGCTCCCAAGTTCGAGCGCAAAATGCTCGGCTCCTACCCGGTCGCCCCCGAATTCGAGATGGTCTGGAGGGACCGCCTGACTGCCCACGGCGGCTACATTCAGCAGACGATCTCACCCTACCAGCTCAAGTTCATATACCCCTTCTGGCACACTTTCGCTGCAAGGTAGGCTTCACTCAGGAGTTCCCAGgcccgcatgcagcgagagccgtggcgcagagagagacagaggaccgaaaaaaaaaggaaagagTCTCCAGGGAAAACAGCAGAAGCGGCTGGGAGGACAGTggcaggcgagaggcagggagGCTGGGAGGACAGTggcaggcgagacgcagggAGGCTGGGAGGACAGTGGCAGGCAAGACGCAGGGAGGCTGGTCAAGAGGTATAGCGGGGTTTTACTGGATGAAAGATCGCGCAGGAGAcaggggagaagaaggaggagaacgTGAGTggtggcgcggaggcgagatgagaggccgcgaagggaTTTGCGTAGAGCAAGAAGGGCGGATAGACACAGAGAAAGAGggtcgcgagcggcggagcggGGGGAGTGACGAGTGCCCTTCGCATATCGGGGGTTGCCTGCATGCGGATTGAAGTGCTTCttgtctgtttttttcagATGCTGGGCTAAGTGCAGCGGCTACGCGCTGCCCTGGATCTGGCCCGGCCTCATAACCTTCGGCTTGTTGAAGAAAATGCACCACGACGTCGAGGAAGACATCCGCGACCACTACTGGTAGGTCTTCTTCCTTGGGggcacgccgccgacgccggcgcctggcgcccggCTCGCCTCCACTCGCGGACGTGAGCAGCTTCTTACGCGTTCTTGCGTCTCTCGTAACTCAtgtgtctcgaggtatgtagCACTCCAGATGCAGTTATTTGACTCGGGCTTGGATATGCATGCGTGTATGAGAAGGTCGAGATGAGCTGGAAGGGGTTGCTGGCGTCTGTGCACGCGCGTGTGCCTGCGCAGGTATTAAGCGCTCGAtgagggggcggcggcccctgcgcgcgagctcctcccGCGTCGTCTCGAATTTTCCAGACGCAGGACTCGCCAGCAGGCTGTCCCCTGCGTGGGTGGCTGAcgagcgcggccggcgcggcttcGGATGCCTGAAGGtcgttctccgccgcgggcgtcgtccAAAGCAGACCTGCGAGCGCCGGAGAAGCTCGCCCCCCTATGATCAACATGAACTGTCTCATATCGTAGAGACAGATTCAGCGCCTCTTGCCTCGCGTAGGGGCGTGCTAAGAGCTTCGACGGCTGCCTTCGGGCAGAGCGGCGGGGCGTTGTTTGTTTCTACTCGCTAGTCGCTGTGTTCATCACTGAAGCTGGAGTCCTGAAATCCCAAACGCCATCGATGATCAATCTTTCTGTCTGTCCGCGGGGATCGAGGAGGCCGCACGAGTCACCGCATAATCCGCGTGGGCGACCCCACTGAACCCCAACCCACGACCCTCAATCGTTGGCGTTGCGCTAGGCTCGCTCGCTTTTTCCTGCCCGGAGGTTGGCTTCCTCGtaacgaaggcgagaaaaagacgcaT from Besnoitia besnoiti strain Bb-Ger1 chromosome V, whole genome shotgun sequence encodes:
- a CDS encoding hypothetical protein (encoded by transcript BESB_059040), yielding MASSRIFVQHLGARARAGLLSLSAPRLGAPKFERKMLGSYPVAPEFEMVWRDRLTAHGGYIQQTISPYQLKFIYPFWHTFAARCWAKCSGYALPWIWPGLITFGLLKKMHHDVEEDIRDHYW
- a CDS encoding hypothetical protein (encoded by transcript BESB_059030), which translates into the protein MAPSTDGAVSNVQPWRNATRGFGSRFAATASWLTLSTVTVAFLITPRKKEWVDICLDYCYSKRALSARTIYDGLFAFLKKMPK